A single genomic interval of Cupriavidus necator harbors:
- a CDS encoding NAD-dependent epimerase/dehydratase family protein translates to MKILIVGGTGMIGGHAALHLRSRGHDVTIAGRNRPAPGTTLGGLDFLRCDYIANDVPAAQLGAFDALVFAAGNDVRHVPPGGDEAAHWERANIEGVPRFLRAARAAGIRVAVYVGSFYPQAQPQLAEDNAYIRSRKLADEGVRALATDAFRVSSVNAPFVVGTVPGLMVPMFKAYTDYARGNFAPMPDFAPPGGVNFISATSLSEAIEGALLRGENGKAYLVGDENLSFQDYFGAFFRDAGRPVPPVIDQEHPLLPDSAICFGRGNTLYYEPDAAEAALLGYRRRDILRTVGEIVTQYS, encoded by the coding sequence ATGAAGATACTGATCGTCGGCGGCACCGGCATGATCGGGGGCCACGCGGCCCTGCACCTGCGCAGCCGCGGGCACGACGTCACCATCGCGGGGCGCAACCGCCCCGCGCCCGGCACGACGCTGGGCGGGCTGGACTTCCTGCGCTGCGACTACATCGCCAACGACGTGCCGGCCGCGCAGCTCGGCGCCTTCGACGCGCTGGTCTTCGCCGCCGGCAACGATGTGCGCCACGTGCCGCCCGGCGGCGACGAAGCCGCGCACTGGGAGCGCGCCAACATCGAGGGCGTGCCGCGTTTCCTGCGCGCGGCGCGCGCTGCCGGGATCCGGGTCGCCGTCTACGTCGGCAGCTTCTACCCGCAGGCACAGCCGCAGCTGGCCGAGGACAACGCCTATATCCGCTCGCGCAAGCTGGCCGACGAAGGCGTTCGCGCGCTGGCCACCGATGCCTTCCGCGTGAGCAGCGTGAACGCGCCGTTCGTCGTGGGCACGGTGCCGGGCCTGATGGTGCCGATGTTCAAGGCCTATACCGACTACGCGCGCGGCAACTTTGCGCCGATGCCGGATTTCGCGCCACCCGGCGGCGTCAACTTCATCTCGGCCACTTCGCTCTCGGAAGCGATCGAAGGCGCGCTGTTGCGCGGTGAAAACGGCAAGGCTTACCTGGTAGGGGACGAGAACCTGTCGTTCCAGGACTATTTCGGTGCCTTCTTCCGCGACGCGGGCCGCCCGGTGCCGCCTGTCATCGACCAGGAGCATCCGTTGCTGCCGGACTCGGCCATCTGCTTCGGCCGGGGCAACACCCTCTACTATGAGCCGGACGCGGCCGAGGCCGCCCTGCTCGGCTATCGCCGCCGCGACATCCTGCGCACGGTCGGCGAGATCGTGACGCAGTACAGTTAG
- a CDS encoding SDR family NAD(P)-dependent oxidoreductase, with translation MDFTDKTVLVTGGGAGIGLATAQAFLEQGARVALIEIEAQRAGQARELLNKPGTEVLVVQGDATDAGTVRELAAQVEQRFGVLDVLVNNVGDFLRIAKPFEHYADDEIASLYAANLGHVFTVTRAMLPLLRRSGAGSIVTVSSIEAFRGIPYCSVYGAFKAAITGFTQSLALELAPAGIRVNLIAPETTETPQVPVSQMVAAEHQHHIPRWIPLGRFGTPRDIADGILFLASERAAWITGTALHVNGGALAAAGWYRDPKGTWTNMPVIGGNGMNL, from the coding sequence ATGGATTTCACCGACAAGACCGTGCTGGTCACCGGCGGCGGCGCCGGCATCGGGCTCGCCACCGCGCAAGCCTTCCTGGAACAGGGTGCGCGCGTGGCGCTGATCGAGATCGAAGCACAGCGCGCCGGGCAAGCCCGGGAGTTGTTGAACAAGCCCGGCACGGAAGTGCTGGTGGTACAGGGCGATGCCACCGATGCCGGCACCGTGCGCGAACTGGCTGCGCAGGTCGAACAGCGTTTCGGGGTGCTGGACGTGCTGGTCAACAACGTCGGCGATTTCCTGCGCATCGCCAAGCCGTTCGAGCACTATGCCGACGACGAGATCGCCAGCCTGTACGCCGCCAACCTGGGCCACGTCTTCACCGTCACGCGCGCCATGCTGCCGCTGCTGCGGCGCAGTGGCGCCGGCAGCATCGTCACGGTGTCGTCGATCGAGGCCTTCCGCGGCATTCCCTACTGCAGCGTCTACGGCGCCTTCAAGGCCGCCATCACCGGCTTCACGCAGAGCCTGGCGCTGGAGCTGGCGCCGGCGGGGATCCGCGTCAACCTGATCGCCCCCGAGACCACCGAAACGCCGCAGGTTCCGGTGTCGCAGATGGTCGCTGCGGAACACCAGCACCATATCCCGCGCTGGATTCCGCTGGGCCGCTTCGGCACGCCGCGCGACATTGCCGACGGCATCCTGTTCCTGGCCAGCGAGCGCGCGGCCTGGATTACCGGCACGGCGCTGCATGTCAATGGCGGCGCGCTGGCCGCGGCCGGCTGGTATCGCGACCCCAAGGGCACGTGGACCAACATGCCGGTCATCGGCGGCAACGGCATGAACCTCTGA